One segment of Brassica napus cultivar Da-Ae chromosome C3, Da-Ae, whole genome shotgun sequence DNA contains the following:
- the LOC106388041 gene encoding AT-hook motif nuclear-localized protein 10 isoform X1 — protein MSGSETGLMAASRESSMPFTMALHHQQQHNQPPSPPQTQQQQQQQSSPPPPQQYQHNSAGGGNPGLNMNMPVTMTGSEPVKKRRGRPRKYGPELGLVPGAPTFTQAQTSGGGSGEGGSSTQKRMRGRPRGSSNRKKLQALGSTGVGFVPHVLTVGTGEDVSSKIMAFSQNGPRTVCVLSANGAISNVTLRQFATSGGTVTYEGRFEILSLSGSFLLVENNGHRSRTGGLSVALSAPDGHVLGGCVAGLLIAASPVQIVVGSFIPEGQKELASPTLLPRVAPSQVLMNPSSPQSRGAMSESSIGGHGSPLQQSNTGGPYNNTNNPSMPWK, from the exons ATGTCAGGATCTGAGACGGGTTTAATGGCGGCGAGCAGAGAATCATCAATGCCATTCACGATGGCTCTCCACCACCAACAACAGCACAATCAACCACCTTCTCCGCCGCAAACgcaacagcagcagcagcagcagtcgtcaccaccaccaccgcagCAGTACCAACACAACTCAGCCGGAGGTGGGAATCCTGGTTTGAACATGAACATGCCCGTGACGATGACGGGAAGTGAGCCTGTGAAGAAGAGGAGAGGGAGACCGAGGAAGTACGGTCCGGAACTGGGTTTGGTTCCCGGAGCTCCTACTTTCACCCAGGCTCAGACGAGTGGCGGCGGTTCCGGCGAAGGAGGGTCGTCTACGCAGAAGAGGATGAGAGGGCGGCCTCGTGGCTCTAGCAATAGGAAAAAGCTTCAAGCTTTag GCTCGACAGGAGTGGGATTTGTACCTCATGTACTTACCGTGGGGACTGGAGAG GATGTATCATCAAAGATAATGGCGTTTTCTCAGAACGGACCAAGAACTGTGTGCGTCTTGTCTGCAAATGGAGCTATCTCCAATGTGACTCTTCGCCAGTTCGCCACATCTGGTGGAACCGTTACATATGAG GGGAGATTTGAGATTCTGTCTTTGTCGGGCTCGTTCCTCCTGGTAGAGAACAATGGTCACAGAAGCAGGACAGGAGGTCTAAGCGTGGCTTTATCGGCTCCTGATGGTCATGTCTTAGGTGGCTGTGTAGCTGGTCTTCTTATAGCAGCATCACCTGTTCAG ATTGTTGTTGGGAGTTTCATACCAGAGGGGCAAAAAGAACTAGCGTCACCGACATTACTACCGCGTGTGGCCCCAAGTCAAGTACTGATGAATCCGAGTAGCCCGCAGTCTCGTGGCGCAATGAGTGAGTCATCTATTGGAGGACATGGAAGCCCTCTTCAGCAGAGCAACACAGGAGGACCTTACAACAACACCAACAACCCTTCCATGCCGTGGAAGTAG
- the LOC106388041 gene encoding AT-hook motif nuclear-localized protein 10 isoform X2, which produces MAASRESSMPFTMALHHQQQHNQPPSPPQTQQQQQQQSSPPPPQQYQHNSAGGGNPGLNMNMPVTMTGSEPVKKRRGRPRKYGPELGLVPGAPTFTQAQTSGGGSGEGGSSTQKRMRGRPRGSSNRKKLQALGSTGVGFVPHVLTVGTGEDVSSKIMAFSQNGPRTVCVLSANGAISNVTLRQFATSGGTVTYEGRFEILSLSGSFLLVENNGHRSRTGGLSVALSAPDGHVLGGCVAGLLIAASPVQIVVGSFIPEGQKELASPTLLPRVAPSQVLMNPSSPQSRGAMSESSIGGHGSPLQQSNTGGPYNNTNNPSMPWK; this is translated from the exons ATGGCGGCGAGCAGAGAATCATCAATGCCATTCACGATGGCTCTCCACCACCAACAACAGCACAATCAACCACCTTCTCCGCCGCAAACgcaacagcagcagcagcagcagtcgtcaccaccaccaccgcagCAGTACCAACACAACTCAGCCGGAGGTGGGAATCCTGGTTTGAACATGAACATGCCCGTGACGATGACGGGAAGTGAGCCTGTGAAGAAGAGGAGAGGGAGACCGAGGAAGTACGGTCCGGAACTGGGTTTGGTTCCCGGAGCTCCTACTTTCACCCAGGCTCAGACGAGTGGCGGCGGTTCCGGCGAAGGAGGGTCGTCTACGCAGAAGAGGATGAGAGGGCGGCCTCGTGGCTCTAGCAATAGGAAAAAGCTTCAAGCTTTag GCTCGACAGGAGTGGGATTTGTACCTCATGTACTTACCGTGGGGACTGGAGAG GATGTATCATCAAAGATAATGGCGTTTTCTCAGAACGGACCAAGAACTGTGTGCGTCTTGTCTGCAAATGGAGCTATCTCCAATGTGACTCTTCGCCAGTTCGCCACATCTGGTGGAACCGTTACATATGAG GGGAGATTTGAGATTCTGTCTTTGTCGGGCTCGTTCCTCCTGGTAGAGAACAATGGTCACAGAAGCAGGACAGGAGGTCTAAGCGTGGCTTTATCGGCTCCTGATGGTCATGTCTTAGGTGGCTGTGTAGCTGGTCTTCTTATAGCAGCATCACCTGTTCAG ATTGTTGTTGGGAGTTTCATACCAGAGGGGCAAAAAGAACTAGCGTCACCGACATTACTACCGCGTGTGGCCCCAAGTCAAGTACTGATGAATCCGAGTAGCCCGCAGTCTCGTGGCGCAATGAGTGAGTCATCTATTGGAGGACATGGAAGCCCTCTTCAGCAGAGCAACACAGGAGGACCTTACAACAACACCAACAACCCTTCCATGCCGTGGAAGTAG
- the LOC106388040 gene encoding short-chain dehydrogenase/reductase family 42E member 1: MLKSPVSHLRSNSYRERRNKKKMHLSENEGVEGNTFVVTGGLGYVGAALCLELVRRGARQVRSFDLRNSSPWSDDLRNSGVRCIQGDVTRKQDVDKALDGADCVLHLASYGMSGKEMLQFGRCDEVNINGTCNVLEAVFKHEITRLVYVSTYNVVFGGKEIINGNESLPYYPLDDHVDAYGRSKSIAEQLVLKSNGRPFKNGGKKLYTCAVRPAAIYGPGEDRHLPRIVNLAKMGLLLFKTGERSVKTDWIYVENLVLAIILASMGLLDDIPGREGEPVAAGQPYFVSDGSPVNTFEFLRPFLRSLDYDLPKFTISVPVAVTLGNIFQGVYTVLYPWLSKSWLPQPLILPAEVYKVGVTHYFSYLKAKEELGYVPFKSSKEGMAATISYWQERKQRSLDGPTIFTWLAVILGMSSLFAAGWLPEVGPVPFLRALSLFFFRTMTMVRAVFVISVALHVGEGIYAWSLAKRVDPDNAMGWFWQTSALGFFSMRFLLKRAKDHHQA; the protein is encoded by the exons ATGCTCAAATCTCCAGTTTCTCATCTCCGGTCAAACTCGTATcgagaaagaagaaacaaaaaaaaaatgcatttgaGCGAGAACGAAGGTGTCGAAGGCAACACCTTCGTCGTCACCGGAGGCCTCGGCTACGTCGGCGCCGCCCTCTGCTTAGAGCTAGTCCGCCGCGGTGCTCGCCAGGTCCGCTCCTTCGACCTCCGCAACTCATCTCCCTGGTCCGATGACCTCAGAAACAGCGGCGTTCGCTGCATCCAAG GTGACGTAACTCGGAAACAAGATGTAGACAAGGCGCTAGACGGAGCAGACTGCGTTCTGCACCTCGCTTCCTACGGCATGTCCGGCAAAGAGATGCTACAGTTCGGTCGCTGCGACGAGGTCAACATAAACGGGACATGTAACGTCTTGGAAGCTGTCTTCAAACACGAGATCACAAGACTCGTCTACGTCAGCACTTACAACGTCGTGTTTGGCGGTAAAGAGATTATAAACGGTAATGAGAGTTTGCCTTATTACCCGCTTGATGATCATGTCGACGCATATGGTCGAAGCAAATCCATCGCGGAACAGCTTGTCCTCAAGAGTAACGGCCGACCGTTTAA AAATGGAGGGAAGAAGTTGTATACATGTGCGGTTCGTCCAGCAGCTATTTATGGACCTGGTGAAGACAGGCATCTTCCTAGGATTGTTAATCTAGCGAAGATGGGTTTGCTTCTGTTCAAAACCGGTGAACGGAGTGTTAAAACAGACTGGATTTATGTTGAGAACCTTGTCCTAGCAATTATATTGGCTAGTATGGGACTCTTGGATGACATTCCTGGTAGAGAAGGAGAGCCTGTTGCTGCTGGTCAACCTTATTTCGTCTCTGATG GTTCCCCTGTGAATACATTTGAGTTTCTACGTCCCTTCCTACGAAGTTTGGACTATGATCTTCCCAAATTTACTATCTCTGTACCTGTTGCGGTGACCTTGGGTAACATCTTCCAAGGAGTCTACACTGTTCTGTATCCATGGCTATCAAAAAGCTGGTTACCTCAGCCGCTTATTCTTCCTGCTGAAGTCTACAAG GTCGGTGTTACCCATTATTTCTCATATCTCAAGGCCAAGGAAGAGCTTGGATATGTACCATTCAAGAGCTCCAAGGAAGGCATGGCTGCAACAATCTCATATTGGCAGGAGAGGAAACAGAGATCATTAGACGGTCCAACTATATTCACTTGGTTAGCTGTTATACTAGGAATGTCATCTCTTTTCGCTGCGGGATGGTTACCGGAAGTAGGACCTGTGCCTTTCTTAAGAGCACTAAGCCTCTTCTTCTTCCGGACCATGACGATGGTAAGGGCTGTCTTCGTCATATCAGTTGCACTACATGTTGGAGAAGGAATCTATGCTTGGTCTCTGGCTAAACGAGTGGACCCGGACAATGCAATGGGGTGGTTCTGGCAAACTTCAGCTCTTGGGTTTTTCTCAATGCGGTTTTTGTTGAAGAGAGCCAAAGACCACCACCAGGCTTGA